A section of the Acidobacteriota bacterium genome encodes:
- a CDS encoding ECF transporter S component, whose translation MSPYSTSSRALWLTHSALYLALALVLPVGFHALGLGGRIFLPMHITVLLAGFLAGPASGLVVGLLAPGLSHLVTGMPPSYAVPLMSLELPVYGLIAGLAYIRLGLNVYIALLIAIVFGRVMFGIGMLLLGLFMELPYSVAFFFSSAGPIVTGLPGLAIQIVIVPVLVAAVRRRRSDR comes from the coding sequence GTGTCTCCATATTCAACATCCTCGCGCGCTCTGTGGCTCACCCACAGTGCTCTGTACCTGGCCCTGGCGTTGGTGCTGCCGGTCGGATTCCACGCCCTTGGCCTGGGAGGTCGCATATTCCTGCCCATGCACATAACGGTCCTGTTGGCCGGCTTCCTGGCCGGCCCTGCGAGCGGTCTGGTCGTGGGTCTCCTTGCCCCCGGTCTCTCCCATCTTGTTACCGGCATGCCGCCGTCGTATGCCGTGCCCCTGATGTCACTGGAACTGCCGGTGTACGGTCTCATAGCAGGCCTGGCCTACATCCGCCTGGGGCTGAATGTCTACATCGCGCTCCTGATTGCCATCGTCTTCGGGCGCGTAATGTTCGGGATCGGGATGCTCCTGTTGGGGCTGTTTATGGAATTACCTTACAGCGTGGCCTTCTTCTTTTCGTCCGCCGGTCCGATCGTCACCGGACTGCCCGGGCTGGCTATTCAAATCGTTATTGTCCCGGTGCTGGTGGCGGCCGTAAGGCGGCGCCGCTCCGACCGGTGA
- a CDS encoding methyltransferase domain-containing protein, producing MRDPHQEFFDGLAAEWDLQFTAEDLERLSHIVGMLDLEEGMDVLDLGCGTGVLFDLVRRRIGADGTVTGVDFSIQMARVAHRNFSFANVNVVDADASALPFGDSTFDLSISFSAFAHFANQQRALLEARRVLKPGARFHIIHLISSKELSDLHRQIGGAVAHDALPEREEMDRMFNASSFTDVRIEDHPGLYLASAMVGQV from the coding sequence ATGCGTGACCCTCACCAGGAATTCTTCGACGGTCTGGCGGCCGAGTGGGATCTCCAGTTCACTGCCGAGGATCTCGAACGATTGTCCCACATTGTTGGCATGCTTGACCTTGAGGAGGGGATGGACGTTCTGGACCTGGGTTGCGGGACCGGTGTTCTTTTTGACCTGGTGCGCCGCCGGATCGGAGCCGACGGTACCGTTACCGGTGTAGACTTCTCGATTCAGATGGCCAGGGTGGCCCATCGCAACTTCTCGTTTGCCAATGTCAACGTAGTTGATGCCGATGCTTCGGCGTTGCCTTTCGGAGATTCCACGTTTGACCTGAGTATTTCTTTTTCAGCTTTTGCGCATTTCGCCAATCAGCAGAGGGCGCTGCTTGAAGCCAGGCGGGTCCTCAAACCCGGCGCCAGGTTTCATATCATCCACCTGATTTCGTCAAAGGAGCTTTCCGATCTGCATCGACAGATCGGTGGGGCCGTTGCGCATGACGCCCTGCCGGAACGGGAAGAGATGGACCGAATGTTCAACGCCAGCAGCTTCACCGATGTCAGGATAGAGGACCACCCCGGGCTTTATCTGGCCTCAGCCATGGTTGGCCAGGTCTGA
- a CDS encoding CDGSH iron-sulfur domain-containing protein produces the protein MDPGKIKIKLIRNGPAFVECEEAEISRPDESTETKKGKFALCRCGHSKNKPYCDGSHQAAGFQG, from the coding sequence ATGGACCCAGGAAAAATCAAAATCAAACTGATCCGGAACGGCCCGGCGTTTGTGGAGTGCGAAGAGGCGGAGATTTCCAGGCCTGACGAAAGCACGGAAACGAAGAAGGGCAAGTTCGCCCTGTGCCGTTGCGGACACTCGAAAAACAAACCGTACTGCGACGGCTCTCATCAGGCGGCCGGCTTTCAGGGGTAG